In the genome of Nocardia sp. NBC_00416, one region contains:
- a CDS encoding response regulator transcription factor, whose translation MRIVVAEDLYLLRDGLVRLIEAYGHQVVATAATGPETLHALLTWRPDVAVVDVRMPPTQSDEGLRAARAARSELPGLPVLILSQYVEQLYARELLADGAGGIGYFLKESVFDADQFIDALERVAAGGTAMDPAVIAKLLCSGSSNRRLERLTEREHSVLSLMAEGLSNQAIGQRLFLSESAISKYTTSLFGKLGITDDGTNNRRVLAVLTYLNNP comes from the coding sequence GTGCGAATCGTTGTAGCCGAAGACCTCTACCTCCTGCGTGACGGCCTCGTTCGCCTCATCGAGGCATACGGACACCAGGTGGTGGCGACCGCAGCCACCGGACCCGAGACGCTGCACGCGCTGTTGACGTGGCGGCCTGATGTTGCCGTCGTCGACGTTCGCATGCCACCGACCCAGTCGGACGAGGGCCTGCGGGCGGCTCGTGCCGCCCGCAGCGAACTGCCCGGACTGCCGGTCCTCATCCTGTCCCAGTACGTCGAGCAGTTGTACGCTCGCGAACTCCTGGCCGACGGCGCCGGTGGCATCGGCTACTTCCTCAAAGAGAGCGTCTTCGACGCCGATCAGTTCATCGACGCCCTGGAACGCGTCGCCGCCGGCGGGACCGCCATGGACCCGGCCGTCATCGCCAAACTACTGTGCAGCGGATCCTCGAACCGACGGCTCGAACGGCTCACCGAACGCGAACACTCCGTGCTCAGCCTCATGGCCGAAGGACTGTCCAACCAGGCCATCGGCCAACGGCTCTTCCTCAGCGAAAGCGCCATCAGCAAATACACGACCTCCCTGTTCGGCAAACTCGGCATCACCGACGACGGCACCAACAACCGCCGCGTCCTCGCCGTCCTCACCTACCTGAACAACCCCTGA
- a CDS encoding DUF308 domain-containing protein: protein MPTYEEADAAPMFGRGVRQTMLAMGVCSVVIGVATVIWPDKSLGTVGNLFMFSLLCSAVTLAAVAFGSRLGRFPRFLLLVAALVSLVTATLCFRAGDWTLLLAMWLGLAWSVRGIAHAVAGVWDDDDVTGRGKQEVFGLLTLTAGLVIAIAPFDDIQTLALVAGCCITAFGALEVWTAVRSPLAVLGASLTPDEHLTTVIASAGGSGGRTRD, encoded by the coding sequence ATGCCGACCTACGAGGAAGCGGACGCTGCTCCGATGTTCGGCCGTGGTGTACGCCAGACGATGCTGGCGATGGGCGTGTGTTCGGTGGTGATCGGCGTCGCGACGGTGATCTGGCCGGACAAATCGCTGGGCACGGTCGGCAATCTGTTCATGTTCTCGCTGTTGTGCAGTGCGGTGACGTTGGCGGCGGTGGCGTTCGGGAGTCGGCTCGGGCGATTCCCGCGGTTTCTGTTGCTGGTCGCGGCGCTGGTATCGCTGGTGACCGCGACGCTGTGTTTCCGGGCGGGTGACTGGACGCTGCTGCTGGCGATGTGGCTGGGGCTGGCGTGGTCGGTGCGGGGGATCGCGCACGCGGTGGCCGGGGTGTGGGACGACGATGATGTGACCGGCCGCGGTAAGCAGGAGGTGTTCGGTCTGCTGACGCTCACTGCGGGCTTGGTGATCGCGATCGCCCCGTTCGACGATATTCAGACGTTGGCGCTGGTCGCCGGGTGCTGTATCACGGCATTCGGGGCGCTGGAGGTGTGGACGGCGGTGCGTTCACCGCTGGCCGTGCTCGGCGCTTCCCTGACTCCGGACGAGCATCTGACGACGGTGATCGCGAGTGCCGGCGGTTCCGGGGGACGCACCCGCGACTGA
- a CDS encoding DUF6191 domain-containing protein has translation MGIVWAMTVPGLVCLLIGLAFAEVAVNRLTGGRVLPWNRRHGSRTAAATGFEQVSALFQGSKHIEFEQRQHTLMHRAEDSDAAPPLLAFDPAANRVTVRSHTDSPEPAHPE, from the coding sequence ATGGGGATCGTATGGGCGATGACCGTGCCCGGGCTGGTATGCCTGCTGATCGGTCTGGCCTTCGCCGAAGTCGCCGTCAACCGGCTCACCGGCGGCCGTGTCCTGCCCTGGAACCGGCGCCACGGCTCACGCACCGCGGCCGCCACCGGCTTCGAACAGGTCTCCGCGCTGTTCCAGGGGTCGAAACACATCGAGTTCGAACAGCGGCAGCACACCCTCATGCACCGCGCGGAAGACAGCGACGCCGCGCCACCGCTGCTCGCGTTCGACCCCGCCGCCAACCGGGTCACCGTGCGCTCCCACACCGACTCGCCGGAACCGGCGCACCCGGAGTAA
- a CDS encoding sensor histidine kinase: MRQLGSWPARVGVGFVRACVVAVISMLVPAVWVGAVALGIWWGAGNLWSWVAPAVLVCVGTLALSRPVCRMVRFLVARWTATVIPAGYRQAGPVTRMSTGYWWNGFSYNRSRRDALLDQKWRVRWSDPANWRDLRFTAIAPLTAGVVASFPPAGVAVAVFGFGRPGLAAQVVGALGLVVAVAGAPYAWRCVEPVAVRFLRPSPATALADRVDELTAQRADATVAQTAEIRRIERDLHDGAQARLVGLGLSLATAEKLMETDPEQARTLMREARAGATASLTELRELVRGINPPVLNDRGLIDAVRALALDSPLEAAVSADLQLSLDPPIESALYFAIAELLTNSVKHARATQARISITRDDTGIVIDVEDNGRGGAGPRADGGISGLRRRLAAFDGTLEITSPEGGPTRVRMMVPCESL; this comes from the coding sequence ATGAGACAACTGGGGTCGTGGCCGGCGCGCGTCGGCGTGGGGTTCGTACGGGCGTGCGTCGTGGCGGTCATCAGCATGCTGGTCCCGGCTGTGTGGGTCGGCGCTGTCGCGCTGGGGATCTGGTGGGGGGCGGGAAACCTGTGGTCGTGGGTCGCGCCGGCCGTGCTGGTGTGCGTGGGCACGCTCGCCCTGTCCCGCCCGGTCTGCCGGATGGTCCGCTTCCTCGTCGCGAGGTGGACGGCCACCGTCATCCCCGCGGGATACCGGCAGGCCGGGCCGGTGACGCGGATGTCCACCGGGTACTGGTGGAACGGCTTCAGCTACAACCGCAGCCGCCGCGATGCCCTCTTGGATCAGAAGTGGCGGGTCCGGTGGAGCGACCCCGCCAACTGGCGCGACCTGCGGTTCACGGCGATCGCGCCGCTCACCGCGGGCGTGGTCGCGTCCTTCCCGCCGGCCGGGGTGGCCGTGGCGGTCTTCGGGTTCGGCCGGCCGGGGCTCGCCGCGCAGGTCGTCGGGGCGCTCGGCCTGGTCGTGGCCGTCGCCGGCGCTCCGTATGCCTGGCGGTGTGTCGAGCCAGTGGCCGTCCGCTTCCTGCGCCCGTCGCCGGCGACGGCGCTGGCGGACCGGGTGGACGAGCTGACCGCCCAGCGCGCGGACGCGACGGTCGCTCAGACCGCAGAGATCCGCCGGATCGAGCGAGACCTGCACGACGGGGCGCAGGCCCGCCTGGTCGGGCTCGGGCTCTCTTTGGCGACTGCGGAGAAGCTGATGGAAACCGACCCTGAACAGGCCAGGACGCTGATGCGGGAAGCGCGAGCCGGAGCCACCGCATCACTGACCGAGCTCCGCGAACTGGTCCGGGGAATCAACCCGCCCGTGCTGAACGACCGCGGGCTCATCGATGCCGTTCGCGCTCTTGCCCTGGACAGCCCGCTCGAAGCGGCTGTCAGCGCAGACCTTCAACTCAGCCTGGACCCGCCGATCGAGTCCGCCCTGTACTTCGCCATCGCCGAACTGCTGACCAACTCGGTCAAGCACGCCCGTGCGACCCAGGCCCGGATCTCCATCACCCGGGACGACACCGGCATCGTCATCGATGTCGAAGACAACGGCCGCGGCGGAGCCGGCCCGCGAGCCGACGGCGGCATCTCGGGGCTGCGCCGACGCCTCGCGGCCTTCGACGGGACTCTGGAGATCACCAGTCCGGAAGGCGGCCCGACCCGGGTGAGGATGATGGTGCCGTGCGAATCGTTGTAG